CCCCCCGCAAGGACGCGAGCCGTCGGGACAGCGAGTAAGGAATAAGACTCATGTCAAAATCGCTTCCGAAACTGATGATCCTTCTTCTTGCCCTCGCCCTCGTCGGTGCGGTTGGCTGCAAGAAGCCCGTTGACACCACACCGGTCGCCGACACCGCCCCGACCCAGGACGCCGTCGAGGAAACCGCCGACGATGACGCCGTCGATGTCGATGACAACGCGGGCTGGGAAGAGGAGAAGCCTGTCGTCGAAGAGCCGGTCCCTCCGACCCTCGCCCAACTCAACGGTCAGCTACAGACCGCCTACTTCGACTTCGACAAGTTCGAGTTGAGCGACGCGACTCGCGCCACCATTCAGGCCAACGCCGGCCTGATCAACGACAACCCCGACTACGGCGTCGTCGTCGGTGGTCATTGCGATGAGCGTGGCACCCTCGAGTACAACATCTCCCTGGGTGAAAAACGCGCTCGCGCCGTACGCGACTACCTCTCCGCGCTGGGCGTGGACCGATCTCGTGTTCGCATCGTCACCTACGGTGAGGAACGTCCGGCAGATCGCGGTCATGGCGAGAGCGCGTGGGCCAAGAATCGCCGTGCGGAATTCAAGTTTGAATAGTCGGCGACAGATCGGTCTAGCGATCCTGGTCCTGCTGTTGCCGGCCACCGCCTGCGTGATGCCGGAACAGCTCTCGAAGATGCAGAAGGACATCAATGATGTCCGCGAGCAGCTTCGTCGGGTCCAGTCCGACCAGAAGGCGACCCGTGACGCCATGGCCCGCATGGAGGCGGGCAACGAGGGGGGCCAGGTCCGTCGGGAGGAGCACGCCGACCTGGTGACCCGAGTCGAACGTGTTGCTCGGGACACGGCCGTCGTCGAGGAGCGGATGACCGACCTCGATCGTCGACTGGAGACCGTGGCCAACAACGCCCAGCGAGCGCTGAGTCAGTCTCGACGATCTGGGGGAATCACTCCGCCTGCCGCGATCCGGGACCCGTCCCCGTCCATCGATACGGCCCGCCCGGCAGTGGAGGTCGGCGAGGGGGTCATCCCCGACGCCAACGAGCTCTACAACACCGCGTATGCCGATTTTTCCAAGGGAAACTATGGGCTAGCCATCGACGGTTTCGACGAGTATCAGCGGCGCTTCACCGATAACCCGCTGGCCGACAA
This portion of the Acidobacteriota bacterium genome encodes:
- the pal gene encoding peptidoglycan-associated lipoprotein Pal, with amino-acid sequence MSKSLPKLMILLLALALVGAVGCKKPVDTTPVADTAPTQDAVEETADDDAVDVDDNAGWEEEKPVVEEPVPPTLAQLNGQLQTAYFDFDKFELSDATRATIQANAGLINDNPDYGVVVGGHCDERGTLEYNISLGEKRARAVRDYLSALGVDRSRVRIVTYGEERPADRGHGESAWAKNRRAEFKFE
- the ybgF gene encoding tol-pal system protein YbgF, which translates into the protein MNSRRQIGLAILVLLLPATACVMPEQLSKMQKDINDVREQLRRVQSDQKATRDAMARMEAGNEGGQVRREEHADLVTRVERVARDTAVVEERMTDLDRRLETVANNAQRALSQSRRSGGITPPAAIRDPSPSIDTARPAVEVGEGVIPDANELYNTAYADFSKGNYGLAIDGFDEYQRRFTDNPLADNAVYWVGECRFSQGSFEKAIQAFDRLLERYPDSDKAAASNLKKGLAYLELNQIGESIVQLRYVVAEFPGSDEANIASDKLASLNASP